In the Pseudonocardia cypriaca genome, one interval contains:
- a CDS encoding TetR-like C-terminal domain-containing protein has protein sequence MSIARRPGGRTARTRTAVLAAVEAELLDHGVDGLTVDGVAERSGVHRATVYRRWHDVGGLLADALAAGREDDWQPADHGSLAADLVALNRDVVEHLAGERSLSRALIIASYRSPAAAAALREFLDDRYRRCEVVVARAVARGEAPADTDARRLLVAATAPLYHEILLLGGTVDDALAVRCATDAARAAATGVYT, from the coding sequence ATGTCGATCGCGCGCCGGCCCGGGGGCCGCACCGCTCGCACCCGGACCGCGGTACTGGCCGCCGTCGAGGCCGAACTGCTCGACCACGGTGTCGACGGGCTCACGGTCGACGGGGTGGCGGAGCGGTCGGGCGTGCACCGGGCCACGGTGTACCGGCGGTGGCACGACGTCGGCGGCCTCCTCGCCGACGCGCTGGCCGCCGGCCGGGAGGACGACTGGCAGCCTGCCGACCACGGCTCGCTCGCCGCCGACCTCGTCGCGCTCAACCGGGACGTCGTCGAGCACCTGGCCGGGGAGCGTTCACTGAGCCGGGCGCTGATCATCGCCTCGTACCGCTCCCCCGCGGCCGCCGCCGCCCTGCGCGAGTTCCTCGACGACCGGTACCGCCGCTGCGAGGTGGTCGTCGCCCGGGCCGTGGCCCGCGGCGAGGCGCCGGCAGACACCGACGCCCGACGCCTGCTCGTGGCCGCCACCGCCCCGCTGTACCACGAGATCCTGCTGCTGGGCGGCACCGTCGACGACGCGCTCGCCGTCCGATGCGCCACGGACGCCGCCCGCGCCGCCGCGACGGGTGTCTACACCTGA
- a CDS encoding virginiamycin B lyase family protein yields the protein MLIRTPVGEAGAGPYAVAVDAAGDAWVTLVHSGQVARLPSDGPAELHDLGNPASRPSLLAVGPDGAVWVTRGGDDRIDRLGGAGRSFPVSGGPFGIAVAPDGAVWFTATGADAVGRLAPDGEVALTPVPGDSGMPAMVTAGPDGAMWFTLNRGAALGRVDASGEITVHPLPDPGCGPVGIAADRDALWFAEIGAGRVGRLVPGEPLQEFDLPDRGARPHAVAPDGEGGCWVTLWAASALAHLDVDGAVTAVHDLGAGSEPHGVAVAPDGAVLVALESGEVVTVRGKGIHRACE from the coding sequence ATGCTCATTCGAACCCCGGTCGGTGAAGCCGGCGCCGGCCCGTACGCCGTTGCCGTCGATGCCGCGGGCGATGCCTGGGTCACGCTCGTGCACTCCGGCCAGGTCGCTCGCCTGCCATCCGACGGCCCGGCCGAGCTGCACGACCTCGGGAACCCGGCCTCCCGGCCGTCGCTGCTCGCGGTCGGACCGGACGGGGCCGTGTGGGTCACCCGGGGCGGCGACGACCGCATCGACCGCCTCGGCGGGGCGGGACGCAGCTTCCCCGTCAGCGGCGGGCCGTTCGGGATCGCCGTCGCGCCTGATGGCGCCGTCTGGTTCACGGCCACCGGCGCGGACGCCGTCGGCCGGCTCGCTCCGGACGGGGAGGTCGCGCTCACGCCGGTGCCCGGTGACAGCGGCATGCCCGCGATGGTCACAGCGGGGCCGGACGGCGCGATGTGGTTCACCCTCAACCGGGGCGCCGCGCTCGGCCGCGTCGACGCCTCGGGCGAGATCACCGTCCACCCCCTCCCGGATCCCGGGTGCGGCCCCGTGGGGATCGCGGCAGACCGCGACGCGCTGTGGTTCGCCGAGATCGGCGCCGGGCGCGTCGGGCGGCTCGTCCCGGGGGAGCCGTTGCAGGAGTTCGACCTGCCGGACCGGGGCGCTCGCCCGCACGCCGTCGCACCGGACGGCGAAGGCGGCTGCTGGGTCACGCTGTGGGCCGCGAGCGCCCTGGCCCACCTCGACGTGGACGGCGCCGTGACCGCCGTGCACGACCTCGGAGCGGGGAGCGAGCCGCACGGCGTGGCCGTTGCTCCCGACGGCGCGGTGCTCGTCGCCCTCGAAAGCGGCGAGGTCGTCACCGTGCGCGGGAAAGGCATTCATAGAGCATGTGAATGA
- a CDS encoding LysE family translocator, with product MTTFAVAALLLIMMPGPDQALITGNSLRGGRRGGLLTMLGGVLGVAVHAAGAALGLSALLIASATAFTALKIVGAVYLLWLAVQMLRSARRTSREPDDAAVVAVPQRWTAYVRQGFLSNALNVKVALFFVTFLPQFLSVDSASPRVEALLLSAIFAVLFVAWFGLYVAVVDRLGRWLRRPRVKARIEQFTGLVLATVAVRLATAAH from the coding sequence ATGACGACATTCGCGGTCGCGGCCCTGTTGCTGATCATGATGCCGGGCCCGGACCAGGCCTTGATCACCGGCAACTCGCTGCGCGGCGGCCGCCGGGGCGGGTTGCTGACCATGCTCGGCGGCGTGCTGGGCGTGGCGGTGCACGCCGCAGGTGCCGCGCTCGGGCTGTCGGCGCTGCTGATCGCGTCGGCAACGGCGTTCACCGCGCTGAAGATCGTCGGTGCGGTGTACCTGCTGTGGCTCGCCGTGCAGATGCTGCGGTCGGCGAGGCGAACCAGCCGCGAGCCGGACGACGCCGCGGTGGTCGCGGTGCCGCAGCGGTGGACGGCCTACGTGCGGCAGGGCTTCCTGTCGAACGCGCTCAACGTGAAGGTGGCGCTGTTCTTCGTCACCTTCCTGCCGCAGTTCCTCTCCGTCGACAGCGCCTCGCCGCGGGTCGAGGCCTTGCTGCTGTCCGCGATCTTCGCGGTGCTCTTCGTGGCCTGGTTCGGCCTGTACGTCGCCGTGGTCGACCGGCTCGGCCGCTGGTTGCGGCGCCCGCGCGTGAAGGCGCGCATCGAGCAGTTCACCGGGCTGGTGCTGGCCACCGTCGCCGTCCGGCTCGCCACGGCCGCCCACTGA
- a CDS encoding serine hydrolase — protein sequence MTGLEREIRRTFADAGVQGRLHAAPIDGPTREVGVDPDEPAVMASVYKLPLLVAFCRRVDAGEIDPRERVTVHPAEHTAGPTGLSVLRDPVTMSWRDLACSMISVSDNTAADVLLRRVGLAHVNETLSDLGLERTRVLGGTADVHRSLVTDTATADTAAAFRALTSNDAAPAVRAYDAVLASATTPREMTRLLAAVWSDRAASPERCRFARELLGAQAWQHRLRSGFPPVGVRVAGKTGTLAAVRNEVGVVQFDGERPVAVAVFTRAARAEELLPRADAVIGQAARLAVTELRSGRL from the coding sequence GTGACGGGGCTGGAGCGGGAGATCCGCCGCACGTTCGCCGACGCAGGCGTCCAGGGCCGGCTGCACGCCGCACCGATCGACGGGCCGACCCGCGAGGTCGGGGTGGACCCGGACGAGCCGGCCGTGATGGCGTCGGTCTACAAGCTGCCGTTGCTCGTCGCGTTCTGCCGGCGCGTGGACGCCGGTGAGATCGACCCGCGCGAGCGGGTCACCGTCCACCCGGCCGAGCACACGGCCGGCCCCACCGGCCTGTCCGTACTGCGCGACCCCGTGACGATGTCGTGGCGCGACCTCGCCTGCTCGATGATCAGCGTGTCGGACAACACCGCGGCCGACGTCCTGCTCCGGCGCGTCGGCCTCGCGCACGTGAACGAGACCCTGAGCGACCTCGGGCTGGAGCGCACGCGCGTGCTCGGCGGCACGGCCGACGTCCACCGCAGCCTCGTGACCGACACCGCCACCGCCGACACCGCCGCCGCGTTCCGCGCACTGACCAGCAACGACGCCGCACCGGCCGTTCGTGCGTACGACGCCGTGCTCGCCAGCGCCACGACCCCGCGCGAGATGACCCGCCTGCTCGCCGCCGTCTGGTCCGACCGCGCGGCCTCGCCCGAACGGTGCCGGTTCGCCCGGGAACTGCTCGGCGCGCAGGCATGGCAGCACCGGCTGCGCTCGGGCTTCCCCCCGGTCGGGGTGCGGGTGGCCGGCAAGACCGGCACCCTGGCCGCGGTCCGCAACGAGGTGGGCGTGGTGCAGTTCGACGGCGAGCGCCCGGTCGCGGTCGCGGTGTTCACCCGCGCCGCCCGCGCCGAGGAGCTGCTGCCCCGGGCCGACGCCGTGATCGGCCAGGCCGCTCGCCTCGCGGTCACGGAGCTGCGCTCCGGCCGCCTGTGA
- a CDS encoding LysR family transcriptional regulator: MDLLRHLEFFVTIAEEEHFGHAAARLGIAQPPLSQGLQRLERSLGVVLVDRSSRGARLNAAGRDLLPRARALLEGAEDLRRAASAHGSAPVRIGAVPQLPIRTLAALVTACSNPPEIVTAPSTELLDALSAGRLDLAVVLHPALLGSLQSGPVHHLATTLLLPAGHPAPGPVVLRSLRGLALAAPPRAHAPAAHDLLLDTLEQRGLVTTPLGAPDDRAALALVAAGRAFALTAEPDLDAPGVVRREIAGEPLPLRLRVAWRGPRPAVLDAVLDVLP, from the coding sequence GTGGATCTCCTCCGGCACCTGGAGTTCTTCGTCACGATCGCCGAGGAGGAGCACTTCGGGCACGCCGCCGCCCGGCTCGGGATCGCGCAGCCCCCGCTCTCGCAGGGGCTGCAGCGGCTGGAGCGGTCGCTCGGCGTGGTGCTGGTCGACCGCAGCTCCCGCGGCGCCCGGCTCAACGCAGCAGGCCGCGACCTCCTCCCGCGGGCCAGAGCCCTCCTGGAGGGAGCCGAGGACCTGCGCCGAGCGGCGAGCGCGCACGGCTCGGCGCCGGTCCGGATCGGCGCCGTGCCGCAGCTCCCGATCCGGACGCTCGCCGCGCTCGTCACCGCGTGCAGCAACCCGCCGGAGATCGTCACCGCGCCGTCCACCGAGCTCCTCGACGCGCTCTCGGCGGGCCGGCTCGACCTCGCCGTCGTGCTGCACCCCGCGCTCCTCGGCTCGCTGCAGAGCGGGCCGGTCCACCACCTCGCCACCACGCTGCTCCTCCCGGCCGGCCACCCGGCGCCGGGTCCCGTGGTCCTGCGGTCGCTGCGTGGGCTGGCGCTCGCCGCTCCCCCGCGGGCCCACGCACCGGCGGCGCACGACCTCCTGCTCGACACGCTGGAACAGCGCGGGCTCGTCACCACCCCGCTGGGCGCTCCGGACGACCGCGCCGCACTGGCGCTCGTCGCCGCCGGGCGGGCGTTCGCGCTCACCGCCGAACCGGATCTCGACGCGCCCGGCGTCGTCCGGCGCGAGATCGCAGGTGAGCCGCTGCCGCTACGGCTGCGCGTGGCGTGGCGGGGTCCGAGGCCCGCCGTCCTCGACGCCGTGCTGGACGTCCTGCCGTGA
- the bla gene encoding class A beta-lactamase, with protein sequence MIEKKLSRRSVLGAALLLPLAGCATASPPPSPPLAPPAPEPVRTDRLAELEQRFDARLGVYAVDTGTGRELAHRADERFAMCSVFKALAAAAVLHRTPPEYLDERVRFTQADLVDPSPVAAQHVADGMTIRELCDAAVRYSDNTAGNLLLADVGGPPGITAFARSLGDQVSRLDRAEPELNTAIPGDERDTTTPRAIAGSFRALVLGDHLDPADRDLFTQWLVGNTTGDERIRAGMPPGWRVGDKTGTGSYGTANDVAILWPPDGAPIALAVLTSRAAEDATRDYALLAQAAAVVAQELG encoded by the coding sequence ATGATCGAGAAGAAGCTCAGTCGCCGTTCCGTCCTCGGCGCGGCGCTGCTGCTGCCGCTGGCCGGGTGCGCCACGGCGTCCCCGCCCCCGTCCCCGCCGCTCGCGCCGCCGGCCCCCGAACCCGTACGCACGGATCGGCTGGCCGAGCTGGAGCAGCGCTTCGACGCGCGCCTCGGGGTCTACGCGGTGGACACCGGCACCGGGCGGGAGCTGGCCCACCGCGCGGACGAGCGGTTCGCGATGTGCTCGGTGTTCAAGGCGCTGGCCGCGGCCGCGGTGCTGCACCGCACGCCGCCCGAGTACCTGGACGAGCGCGTGCGGTTCACCCAGGCCGACCTCGTCGATCCCTCGCCGGTCGCGGCGCAGCACGTCGCCGACGGCATGACGATCCGCGAGCTCTGCGACGCCGCCGTCCGCTACAGCGACAACACCGCGGGCAACCTGCTGCTGGCCGACGTCGGCGGGCCGCCCGGGATCACCGCGTTCGCCCGCTCGCTCGGCGACCAGGTCTCCCGGCTCGACCGCGCGGAACCCGAGCTGAACACCGCGATCCCCGGCGACGAGCGCGACACCACCACCCCGCGGGCGATCGCGGGGAGCTTCCGGGCGCTGGTGCTCGGCGACCACCTCGACCCGGCCGACCGCGACCTGTTCACCCAGTGGCTGGTCGGCAACACGACCGGCGACGAGCGGATCCGCGCCGGGATGCCCCCGGGCTGGCGGGTGGGCGACAAGACCGGCACGGGCAGCTACGGCACCGCCAACGACGTGGCGATCCTGTGGCCGCCCGACGGGGCGCCCATCGCGCTCGCGGTGCTGACGTCCAGGGCGGCCGAGGACGCGACCCGGGACTACGCCCTCCTCGCGCAAGCCGCGGCCGTGGTGGCGCAGGAGCTCGGCTGA
- a CDS encoding D-alanyl-D-alanine carboxypeptidase family protein, whose amino-acid sequence MLVASLFGALAAVTALGATGRMVLVWVPVVGRPIAIVEEIPGPETGPVCPLDARYVDEPAVKLRPDVLAAWQRLRTAAGGQGVQLCVNDGKRSREQQARQFADAVQQFGSAELASKYVLQPDESMHVRGIAVDIQPLASAAWVERNGVAHGWCRRYENEPWHFEYDPAYTTSGCPALLPSATGS is encoded by the coding sequence ATGCTCGTGGCGTCGCTGTTCGGCGCCCTCGCCGCGGTGACGGCGCTGGGCGCCACCGGTCGGATGGTGCTCGTCTGGGTGCCGGTCGTGGGGCGGCCGATCGCGATCGTCGAGGAGATCCCCGGCCCGGAGACCGGTCCGGTGTGCCCGCTCGACGCGCGCTACGTCGACGAGCCCGCGGTGAAGCTGCGCCCGGACGTCCTCGCCGCCTGGCAGCGGCTGCGGACCGCGGCGGGCGGGCAGGGCGTGCAGCTCTGCGTCAACGACGGCAAGCGGAGCCGGGAACAGCAGGCGCGGCAGTTCGCCGACGCGGTGCAGCAGTTCGGCAGCGCGGAGCTGGCCAGCAAGTACGTGCTGCAGCCCGACGAGTCGATGCACGTCCGAGGCATCGCGGTGGACATCCAGCCGCTTGCTTCCGCTGCGTGGGTCGAGCGCAACGGAGTCGCCCACGGGTGGTGCCGCCGCTACGAGAACGAGCCGTGGCACTTCGAGTACGACCCCGCCTACACGACGTCCGGCTGCCCTGCGTTGCTGCCGAGCGCCACCGGGTCCTAG
- a CDS encoding NHL domain-containing thioredoxin family protein, producing MGRSRVRAPELRGRRWLNTGGADLTLAGLRGKIVLLDFWTFCCINCLHVLDELRELEERYADVLVTVGVHSPKFVHEADPDAVAAAVERYAVHHPVLDDPELVTWDAYAARAWPTLVVVDPTGYVVAQLSGEGHAHGLGVLIEELVAEHEAAGTLHRGDGPYVAPPEPATALRFPGKAIALPGGTFLVSDTAHHQLVELEPDLVTERRRIGTGERGFSDSPARFSEPQGLLLLPEPASGYDVVVADTVNHALRGVRLADGTVTTLAGTGEQLRDRVEPGASAAQLSSPWDLAWWRGRVVVAMAGSHQLWSFDPASGTVEVLAGTTNEGLRDGPCEDAFFAQPSGLATGPDGALWVADSEVSALRSVHAAPAAGAQVATAVGMGLFDFGFRDGPAEQALLQHPLGVAVLPDGSVAVADTYNGAVRRFDPATRTVSTLARDLREPSDLLVDGDTLVVVESAGHRLVRLAIPASTRVDGGAHQVRRARTDLAPGTLALRIDFTPPTGQHLDARFGDPTSLTVAASPPELLADGAGTAPGLARTVRFAPDAPAEGVLQVSVAAAACDDGDGVFAACHRYQQDWGIPVRLVDGAADELVLDLRAVR from the coding sequence GTGGGTCGATCACGGGTGCGGGCGCCTGAGCTGCGGGGGCGTCGCTGGCTGAACACCGGGGGCGCGGACCTCACGCTCGCCGGGCTGCGCGGGAAGATCGTGCTGCTCGACTTCTGGACGTTCTGCTGCATCAACTGCCTGCACGTCCTCGACGAGCTGCGCGAGCTGGAGGAGCGCTACGCGGACGTGCTGGTGACGGTCGGCGTGCACTCGCCGAAGTTCGTGCACGAGGCCGACCCGGACGCCGTCGCGGCCGCGGTCGAGCGGTACGCGGTGCACCACCCGGTGCTCGACGACCCGGAGCTCGTGACATGGGACGCCTACGCGGCGCGGGCCTGGCCGACGCTCGTGGTGGTCGACCCGACCGGCTACGTCGTGGCCCAGCTGTCCGGCGAGGGGCATGCGCACGGGCTCGGGGTGCTGATCGAGGAGCTCGTGGCCGAGCACGAGGCCGCCGGCACCCTGCACCGCGGTGACGGCCCGTACGTCGCCCCGCCGGAGCCCGCGACCGCGCTGCGCTTCCCCGGCAAGGCGATCGCGCTGCCCGGCGGGACGTTCCTCGTCTCCGACACCGCGCACCACCAGCTCGTCGAGCTCGAGCCCGACCTCGTCACCGAGCGGCGGCGGATCGGCACCGGGGAACGCGGCTTCTCCGACTCCCCCGCTCGCTTCTCGGAGCCGCAGGGTCTCCTCCTGCTGCCCGAGCCGGCGAGCGGGTACGACGTCGTGGTCGCCGACACCGTCAACCACGCGCTGCGCGGCGTGCGGCTCGCCGACGGGACGGTCACCACGCTCGCCGGCACCGGGGAGCAGCTGCGCGACCGGGTGGAGCCCGGCGCGAGCGCGGCCCAGCTGTCGTCTCCGTGGGACCTCGCCTGGTGGCGGGGCCGCGTCGTCGTCGCGATGGCCGGCAGCCACCAGCTGTGGTCGTTCGACCCGGCCTCCGGCACGGTCGAGGTGCTCGCGGGCACGACGAACGAGGGCCTGCGCGACGGCCCGTGCGAGGACGCGTTCTTCGCGCAGCCCTCCGGCCTCGCGACCGGCCCGGACGGCGCGCTCTGGGTGGCCGACTCCGAGGTCTCGGCCCTGCGGTCCGTGCACGCCGCCCCCGCCGCGGGCGCCCAGGTGGCGACGGCGGTCGGGATGGGCCTGTTCGACTTCGGGTTCCGGGACGGGCCGGCCGAGCAGGCTCTGCTGCAGCACCCGCTGGGCGTCGCCGTCCTGCCGGACGGATCCGTGGCCGTCGCCGACACCTACAACGGTGCGGTGCGCCGGTTCGACCCCGCGACCCGCACCGTCAGCACCCTCGCCAGGGACCTGCGGGAGCCGAGCGACCTGCTCGTCGACGGGGACACGCTCGTCGTGGTCGAGTCGGCCGGGCACCGGCTCGTCCGGCTGGCGATCCCGGCGAGCACCCGGGTCGATGGCGGTGCTCACCAGGTCCGGCGGGCCCGCACCGACCTCGCCCCTGGCACGCTGGCGCTGCGGATCGACTTCACGCCGCCAACCGGCCAGCACCTCGACGCACGCTTCGGCGACCCCACGTCCCTCACCGTGGCCGCATCCCCGCCCGAGCTGCTCGCCGACGGTGCGGGCACGGCCCCGGGTCTCGCGCGCACGGTGCGGTTCGCCCCGGACGCCCCCGCCGAGGGCGTGCTGCAGGTGAGCGTGGCGGCCGCCGCGTGCGACGACGGCGACGGGGTGTTCGCCGCGTGCCACCGCTACCAGCAGGACTGGGGCATCCCGGTGCGACTGGTCGACGGTGCCGCGGACGAGCTGGTGCTGGACCTGCGGGCGGTGCGCTAG
- a CDS encoding phosphatase PAP2 family protein, whose amino-acid sequence MAGPDDDRPAGLREPTPLPRPRPGVGVAVTVLLALAALAGLWAAFTGVGPAQLDAAVLHESVESRTDPLTAAAVVVTHLGSTAAMAVLAVVAGVRLWITGRRADAVLVIGAMAGAQLVFRGLKLLLDRPRPPESGRLVHAVSESLPSGHATTAVVVIGTLVVLAWPGRTPAVRAAMVAAAAVWVGAVGLTRIYLGVHWFSDVIAGWLVGGAWLAICVVAWSWWRARVTMAAPGARAG is encoded by the coding sequence ATGGCTGGACCCGACGACGATCGCCCCGCCGGGCTGCGGGAACCGACACCGCTCCCGCGCCCGCGACCCGGTGTCGGCGTGGCCGTCACCGTCCTCCTCGCGCTCGCGGCGCTGGCCGGGCTCTGGGCCGCGTTCACCGGCGTCGGCCCGGCCCAGCTCGACGCCGCGGTGCTCCACGAGTCGGTCGAGTCCCGCACCGACCCGCTCACCGCGGCGGCCGTCGTCGTCACCCACCTGGGCAGCACGGCCGCGATGGCCGTGCTCGCCGTCGTGGCCGGTGTTCGGCTGTGGATCACCGGCCGGCGGGCCGACGCCGTGCTCGTCATCGGTGCGATGGCAGGCGCCCAGCTCGTCTTCCGGGGCCTCAAGCTGCTGCTCGACCGCCCCCGGCCCCCGGAGAGCGGCCGGCTCGTGCACGCCGTGAGCGAGTCGCTGCCCTCCGGGCACGCCACCACGGCCGTCGTCGTGATCGGCACGCTCGTGGTGCTGGCCTGGCCGGGGCGAACCCCCGCCGTCCGCGCCGCCATGGTGGCGGCCGCCGCGGTGTGGGTCGGCGCGGTCGGCCTCACCCGCATCTACCTGGGCGTGCACTGGTTCAGCGACGTGATCGCGGGATGGCTGGTCGGCGGAGCATGGCTCGCGATCTGCGTGGTGGCGTGGAGCTGGTGGCGCGCCCGCGTAACCATGGCCGCCCCCGGAGCGAGAGCAGGGTGA
- the pgi gene encoding glucose-6-phosphate isomerase: MSSDVHATDITATPEWTALAEHHAAVSGRHLRELFADDPERATALTAAGADLVLDYSKHRITRDTLPLLAALARAAGLPERTEAMFAGEHINTSEDRAVLHTALRAPEATALAVDGVDVPVEVHTVLRRMGEFTDAVRSGQWTGHTGERIRAVVNIGIGGSDLGPVMAYEALRAYADRSFTMRFVSNIDPTDIAEATRDLDPATTLFIVSSKTFTTLETLTNAKVARHWLVDGLGGDESAVAKHFVAVSTNAKEVRAFGIDEANMFGFWDWVGGRYSVDSAIGLSLMVAIGKEQFAEFLAGMYAMDSHFRKAPLEENLPAIQGLLNVWYVNFFGTETHAVLPYSQYLHRLPAYLQQLTMESNGKSVRGDGSPVTTVTGEIFWGEPGTNGQHAFYQLLHQGKRLVPADFIGFAQPNHGIDVDGDGDMHDLFMSNLFAQSQALAFGKTAEEIAAEGTPEHVVPHKVMPGNRPSSTILAPKLTPSTLGQIIAFYEHVTFVEGTIWGIDSFDQWGVELGKVLAKQLAPVLAADKADTGGLDASTAALVRRYREMRGRPA, encoded by the coding sequence GTGTCCTCCGACGTCCATGCGACCGACATCACCGCCACCCCTGAGTGGACGGCCCTCGCCGAGCACCACGCGGCCGTCTCCGGCCGCCACCTGCGGGAGCTCTTCGCCGACGACCCCGAGCGCGCCACCGCCCTCACCGCCGCGGGGGCCGACCTCGTCCTCGACTACTCCAAGCACCGCATCACCCGAGACACCCTGCCGCTGCTCGCCGCGCTCGCCCGCGCCGCCGGGCTGCCCGAGCGCACGGAGGCGATGTTCGCGGGCGAGCACATCAACACCAGCGAGGACCGCGCGGTGCTGCACACCGCCCTGCGCGCCCCGGAGGCCACGGCGCTCGCCGTCGACGGCGTGGACGTGCCCGTCGAGGTCCACACCGTGCTCAGGCGGATGGGCGAGTTCACCGACGCCGTGCGGTCCGGGCAGTGGACCGGCCACACCGGTGAGCGGATCCGCGCCGTGGTCAACATCGGGATCGGGGGCTCGGACCTCGGCCCGGTGATGGCGTACGAGGCGCTGCGCGCCTACGCCGACCGCTCGTTCACCATGCGGTTCGTCTCCAACATCGACCCCACGGACATCGCCGAGGCCACCCGCGACCTCGACCCGGCCACCACCCTGTTCATCGTCTCGTCCAAGACGTTCACCACGCTGGAGACGCTCACCAACGCCAAGGTGGCCCGCCACTGGCTGGTCGACGGGCTCGGCGGCGACGAGTCGGCCGTGGCCAAGCACTTCGTGGCCGTGTCGACGAACGCGAAGGAGGTCCGCGCGTTCGGCATCGACGAGGCCAACATGTTCGGCTTCTGGGACTGGGTCGGCGGCCGCTACTCCGTCGACTCCGCGATCGGCCTCTCGCTGATGGTCGCGATCGGCAAGGAGCAGTTCGCCGAGTTCCTCGCCGGCATGTACGCGATGGATTCGCACTTCCGCAAGGCCCCCCTCGAGGAGAACCTCCCGGCGATCCAGGGCCTGCTCAACGTCTGGTACGTCAACTTCTTCGGCACCGAGACCCACGCGGTGCTCCCCTACAGCCAGTACCTGCACCGGCTGCCCGCGTACCTGCAGCAGCTCACGATGGAGAGCAACGGCAAGTCCGTCCGCGGCGACGGCAGCCCGGTCACCACGGTCACCGGCGAGATCTTCTGGGGCGAGCCGGGCACCAACGGCCAGCACGCCTTCTACCAGCTGCTGCACCAGGGCAAGCGGCTCGTGCCCGCCGACTTCATCGGCTTCGCCCAGCCCAACCACGGGATCGACGTGGACGGCGACGGGGACATGCACGACCTGTTCATGTCCAACCTGTTCGCGCAGTCCCAGGCACTGGCGTTCGGCAAGACCGCCGAGGAGATCGCCGCCGAGGGCACCCCCGAGCACGTCGTGCCGCACAAGGTGATGCCGGGCAACCGCCCGTCGTCCACGATCCTCGCGCCGAAGCTGACCCCCTCCACCCTCGGCCAGATCATCGCCTTCTACGAGCACGTCACATTCGTCGAGGGCACGATCTGGGGCATCGACTCGTTCGACCAATGGGGCGTGGAGCTGGGCAAGGTGCTCGCCAAGCAGCTCGCCCCCGTGTTGGCCGCCGACAAGGCCGACACCGGAGGCCTCGACGCCTCCACCGCGGCGCTCGTGCGCCGCTACCGGGAGATGCGGGGGCGCCCCGCCTGA
- a CDS encoding ROK family protein: MEQGHEEDARMDGPRTLAIDIGGSGLKAIVLEPDGEMASERTRRETPYPCTPPVLLDELTALVATQPEHDRISVGFPGAIRNGRVREVPAFSRRGPGLPPDPELVAMWTGFELEAALAERLAKPIRVANDADVQGCAVIEGRGMELVITLGTGVGCAVFFDGRLLPHMELSHGTFGGTSIEVACGDNERQKIGKDHWRKRVHEALDAFEAMVLPDHLYIGGGNAKKLDPDTIGPNRTIVPNISGLLGGIALWERTGDSPRVPTAAPS; this comes from the coding sequence GTGGAGCAGGGGCACGAGGAGGACGCACGCATGGACGGACCGCGCACGCTGGCGATCGACATCGGCGGGTCCGGGCTCAAGGCGATCGTGCTGGAGCCCGACGGCGAGATGGCGTCGGAGCGTACGCGCCGGGAGACGCCCTACCCGTGCACGCCGCCCGTCCTGCTCGACGAGCTGACCGCCCTGGTGGCGACCCAGCCCGAGCACGACCGCATCTCCGTGGGCTTCCCCGGCGCGATCCGGAACGGCCGGGTGCGCGAGGTGCCGGCGTTCTCCCGGCGGGGGCCCGGGCTCCCGCCGGACCCGGAGCTGGTGGCGATGTGGACCGGCTTCGAGCTGGAGGCCGCGCTCGCGGAGCGGTTGGCCAAGCCGATCCGCGTGGCCAACGACGCCGACGTGCAGGGCTGCGCGGTCATCGAGGGCCGGGGCATGGAGCTGGTGATCACCCTCGGTACCGGCGTCGGGTGCGCGGTGTTCTTCGACGGCAGGCTGCTGCCGCACATGGAGCTGTCGCACGGCACGTTCGGCGGCACGTCCATCGAGGTCGCCTGCGGCGACAACGAACGCCAGAAGATCGGCAAGGACCACTGGCGCAAGCGGGTGCACGAGGCGCTCGACGCGTTCGAGGCGATGGTGCTGCCCGACCACCTGTACATCGGGGGTGGCAACGCGAAGAAGCTCGACCCCGACACCATCGGCCCCAACCGGACGATCGTGCCCAACATCTCGGGGCTGCTGGGCGGCATCGCGCTCTGGGAGCGGACGGGTGACAGCCCGCGCGTCCCGACCGCCGCCCCGTCCTGA